One Hordeum vulgare subsp. vulgare chromosome 4H, MorexV3_pseudomolecules_assembly, whole genome shotgun sequence DNA window includes the following coding sequences:
- the LOC123450382 gene encoding uncharacterized protein LOC123450382 has translation MLDYASEDVEDMDSEADDPTPVNTRQWTATFTYDLYMQLQADAPDDAKLRDLATNLWKVYYIDMEYGARALTTCLEIAVQNGGRFAMNPSFVVMPDDQLHDTLLTRRLPTRPTTQPNPLAHVEVALFTVKLPEEYHIPHCIEHLVGSRPPHPDGKHDASSSDVKPKTDVDLDKALNFLDRGCTVLNLAVKHINLAYISPVCPKSKPFIRLSV, from the exons ATGTTGGATTACGCATCCGAGGATGTTGAAGACATGGATAGTGAGGCCGATGACCCAACTCCTGTAAATACCAGGCAGTGGActgccaccttcacctacgacctctacatg CAACTCCAGGCCGACGCCCCCGACGATGCCAAGCTCCGGGACCTTGCCACGAACCTCTGGAAGGTTTACTACATCGACATGGAGTACGGTGCCCGCGCGCTCACAACCTGCCTCGAGATTGCCGTCCAGAACGGCGGCCGCTTCGCCATGAACCCCTCCTTTGTCGTCATGCCGGATGACCAGCTCCACGACACACTGCTCACGCGGCGCCTCCCGACACGCCCCACCACCCAGCCCAATCCCCTGGCCCACGTCGAGGTCGCGCTCTTCACCGTGAAGCTGCCCGAAGAGTACCACATCCCGCACTGCATCGAGCACCTCGTCGGCTCCCGCCCACCTCACCCCGACGGCAAGCATGATGCCTCCTCGTCAGACGTCAAGCCCAAGACCGACGTCGACCTGGACAAGGCGCTCAACTTCCTGGACCGCGGGTGCACGGTCCTCAACCTCGCCGTGAAGCACATCAACCTCGCCTACATCTCCCCGGTCtgtccaaagtccaaacctttcaTCCGTCTATCTGTCTGA